A window from Podospora bellae-mahoneyi strain CBS 112042 chromosome 1 map unlocalized CBS112042p_1, whole genome shotgun sequence encodes these proteins:
- a CDS encoding uncharacterized protein (EggNog:ENOG503PXS0), with protein sequence MSESNKKFSIQPIDEQEQDKGTFQKLSEETKKVLEAHSANPGPVISDNFNAQEEGTKEERHEKAKDLNN encoded by the exons ATGTCTGAGTCCAACAAGAAGTTCTCCATCCAGCCCATCGATGAGCAGGAGCAAGATAAG GGCACCTTCCAGAAGCTCAGCGAGGAGACCAAGAAAGTCCTCGAAGCTCACTCCGCCAACCCTGGACCTGTCATCAGTGATAACTTCAATgctcaggaggaggggaccaaggaggagcgtCATGAGAAGGCAAAGGACCTCAACAACTGA
- a CDS encoding uncharacterized protein (BUSCO:EOG09264U78; COG:T; COG:Z; EggNog:ENOG503NWMY) translates to MPSILNDDDKETVKRHVPKQTNKIHAVAIARLYVAYPNRSKWTYTGLQGAVVLANDLVGNTYWLKMVDISPGNRGVIWDQEIFDTWSYNQDRVFFHTFELEECLAGLSFVDEKEAKQFLKKMNDREKNASKATLKTPFGGSAQAAPHKHHHGLLGGLFGHRHSSAPTPPESPRAPAASTRDNRSGSVNGYSAPPVLAPAPSAFATLDAFDPLWREHFGDDLKAQGLTDDFIQDNQDFIIDFLKEQQASQASQPVSAPPPPPPPVNGSGAGLRAPPPPPPPAGRPEAPSAPPAPPAPRRGAAPPPPPAPRRSANKLDAPAEREPTLPREDTPPLPSGPKFAVPPPIADAGKFARIEPVRSVPAPPAPGPPPPPRPPKTPIEDGEPSHRHAVPPPFAGQRSVPPPPPSRGTVPPAPPSRNAAPVHAPPPPLPPKAPASSAPPLPPMNSRPPPSLPVRSPAPPLPSSNAPPPPPLPASNAPPPPPLPSSHAPPPPPLPSSHAPPPPPLPASSAPPAPPLPPSGGAPPPPPPPPPPPGPGMGGIPPPPPPPPPPAGGIPPPPPPPPPPPNRDSGYSSSVPAAPALSSGDPGRGALLDGIRGAGGIKALKKVDRSQIRDRSGAQVPGNDTGPHGSGLPPAGVGAAAAGGAAGGGMADALALALEKRKNKVSKSDDEDDGDDWD, encoded by the exons ATGCCCTCAATCTTgaatgacgacgacaaggagACCGTCAAGCGCCATGTGCCCAAGCAAACCAACAAAATCCACGCCGTTGCCATTGCTCGCCTCTACGTAGCGTATCCCAATCGGTCGAAATGGACATACACGGGGTTACAGGGTGCTGTGGTGCTGGCGAATGACCTGGTCGGCAACACGTActggttgaagatggtggacaTCTCG CCCGGAAACCGAGGTGTCATTTGGGACCAAGAGATATTCGACACATGGAGTTACAACCAAGACCGTGTCTTTTTTCATACGTTTGAGTTGGAAGAGTGTTTGGCGGGGCTGTCCTTTgtggacgagaaggaggccaaacagttcttgaagaagatgaaTGACCGGGAGAAGAACGCGAGCAAGGCCACGCTGAAGACACCGTTTGGAGGCTCGGCGCAAGCTGCCCCGCACAAGCATCACCATGGTCTGCTTGGGGGTCTCTTCGGTCACCGTCACTCGTCCGCTCCCACTCCGCCCGAATCGCCACGTGCCCCTGCCGCTTCGACGCGAGATAACAGATCCGGGAGCGTCAACGGGTACAGTGCGCCGCCTGTTTTGGCACCGGCCCCCTCTGCCTTTGCTACCCTGGACGCCTTCGACCCGCTATGGAGAGAACATTTCGGAGACGATTTGAAGGCACAGGGTCTTACCGACGACTTTATCCAGGACAACCAGGACTTCATCATTGATTTCCTCAAGGAACAGCAGGCAAGCCAGGCCAGTCAACCAGTCTcggcaccccctcccccaccacctccagtcAATGGATCAGGGGCAGGACTGAgggcgcctcctccgccacctcctccggcagGGCGCCCGGAGGCCCCCTCGGCACCACCGGCGCCCCCGGCCCCGAGAAGAGGAGCagcgccacctcccccgccggcTCCGAGAAGGTCAGCCAATAAACTGGATGCGCCAGCCGAGCGCGAGCCAACACTACCGCGAGAAgacaccccccctcttccctccgGACCAAAATTCGCTGTTCCCCCGCCCATCGCCGACGCTGGCAAGTTTGCGCGTATCGAGCCGGTTCGATCTGTGCCGgcacctccagctcccggacccccaccgccgcctcggccacCAAAGACACCGATCGAAGATGGCGAACCATCACACCGACATGCCGTCCCTCCACCCTTTGCTGGACAGCGGAgcgttcctcctcctcccccgagtCGCGGCACTGTGCCTCCCGCTCCACCGTCGAGAAATGCGGCACCAGTGCACGccccgcctccacctctGCCTCCCAAGGCCCCGGCTTCGAGCgcgcctcctcttccgccgaTGAACTCTCGACCACCTCCTTCATTGCCGGTTAGAAGCCCAGCTCCCCCTCTGCCGTCATCCAAtgcgcctcctccaccaccgcttcCAGCTTCGAATGcgcccccgcctcctcctctaccttCGTCACAcgcacctccccctccacccttGCCTTCGTCACacgcaccccctccccctcctcttccggcATCCAGcgcaccaccggcaccaccactccccccatCGGGCGgtgctcctcccccaccaccacctccccctccccctccaggaCCAGGGATGGGCGGTattccccccccacctccccctccgcctcctccagcaggaggcatcccccctcctccgcctcctcctcctcccccccccaaccgaGACTCGGGGTACTCGTCCAGCGTGCCGGCCGCACCCGCCCTTTCCTCTGGCGATCCAGGACGTGGCGCCTTGTTGGATGGTATTCGTGGTGCTGGCGGTATTAAGGCACTCAAAAAAGTGGATCGGAGCCAGATTCGGGATCGATCTGGAGCCCAAGTTCCCGGGAACGATACGGGCCCTCATGGAAGTGGTCTTCCGCCTGCGGGAGtcggggctgctgctgctgggggtgcGGCAGGTGGTGGGATGGCTGATGCTTTGGCGCTAGCGTTGGAAAAGAGGAAGAACAAAGTTAGCAAGAGTG atgatgaggatgacggggaTGACTGGGATTAA
- the TIF11 gene encoding Translation initiation factor 1A (BUSCO:EOG092652Y6; COG:J; EggNog:ENOG503P2UG), with amino-acid sequence MPKNKGKGGKNRRRGKNENDNEKRELTFKEDGQEYAQVLKMLGNGRLEAMCFDGVKRLGLIRGKLRKKIWINNGDIILVSLREYQDEKGDVILKYSADEARSLKAYGELPDTAKINETDTFGPGEDGDCGFEFDEDRDSDDEGGAAGASKDIEIDDI; translated from the exons ATGCCCAAGAacaagggaaagggaggcaAAAACAGACGTAGAGGAAAGAACGAGAACGA CAATGAGAAGCGCGAACTCACGTTCAAGGAGGACGGGCAAGAATACGCCCAGGTCCTGAAGATGTTGGGCAACGGCAGGCTCGAGGCCATG TGCTTCGACGGTGTCAAGCGTCTCGGTCTCATCCGCGGCAAGCTCAGGAAAAAGATCTGGATCAACAACGgcgacatcatcctcgtctcgCTCCGCGAGTACCaggatgagaagggtgaCGTTATCCTCAAGTACTCCGCCGACGAGGCTCGTTCTCT caAGGCCTACGGCGAGCTCCCAGACACCGCCAAGATCAACGAGACCGACACCTTCGGCCccggcgaggatggcgactGCGGCTTCGAGTTCGACGAGGACCGTGacagcgacgacgagggCGGCGCTGCGGGCGCCAGCAAGGATATCGAGATTGATGACATTTGA